A portion of the Cryptomeria japonica chromosome 5, Sugi_1.0, whole genome shotgun sequence genome contains these proteins:
- the LOC131063766 gene encoding MADS-box transcription factor 23, whose amino-acid sequence MGKGKIEIKRIEIKKNRQVTFSKRRSGLFKKAKEISILCAADVAVIVFNSTGRLFDFASSSMKRILERYRNASGGKAWNNEYEEMLSQFRNLKNENEELQKELSCVRGEDVEKLARNQLDCLEGNLVLAAKKVQERKTEVLKYEGRKTESKKCSIPKDSLPHSPPLMETQFNEALEALHSLKDYGDDDAQDQNAGDGHRMRKP is encoded by the exons ATGGGCAAGGGCAAGATTGAGATAAAGagaattgaaataaaaaaaaacagGCAGGTAACATTCTCCAAGAGAAGATCAGGGCTCTTCAAGAAAGCAAAGGAGATTTCAATTTTATGTGCAGCAGATGTTGCTGTTATAGTCTTCAATAGCACTGGAAGGCTCTTTGATTTTGCAAGCTCAAG catgaaaagaattttggagaGATACAGGAATGCCTCTGGAGGAAAAGCTTGGAACAATGAATATGAG GAAATGTTGTCTCAATTTAGAAATCTGAAGAATGAAAATGAGGAGCTGCAAAAAGAATTGAG TTGTGTGAGAGGTGAAGATGTGGAGAAATTGGCACGAAACCAACTGGACTGTCTTGAAGGAAATCTTGTACTTGCAGCAAAGAAAGTTCAAGAGAGAAAG ACAGAAGTCTTAAAATATGAAGGCCGGAAGACAGAAAGCAAG AAGTGTTCTATTCCTAAAGATTCCCTCCCTCATTCGCCCCCATTGATGGAGACTCAATTTAATGAAGCACTTGAAGCATTGCATAGTTTAAAGGATTATGGGGACGATGATGCTCAGGACCAGAATGCAGGTGATGGCCACAGAATGAGAAAACCATGA